In a genomic window of Streptomyces roseoviridis:
- a CDS encoding penicillin-binding protein 2, with translation MPSKEPPRRRVPGPARPARPRPAGSGRPAARRPAPPRRPAARPAARARTIRLGSPKPRLRLVSLGLTLVMLAFVVRLLQVQAVDASAYAAKAEKHRYQEYTLTADRGEITDRAGIALAASVDAYDITADPKLFTPAESKTADAPEQAAALLAPLLGKQPAELAAKLRTPKSRYTLLARKQTPQVWKQIKDLKKVYEEKADPANGGNGINLLGGVLGEPSTKRVYPNGELAAGILGYVNAEGRGAGGIESMLDEELAGKDGKIRFAQAGGRRVPTAGSQGTPAVPGSDIELTIDRDIQWAAQQAITEQVRKSRADRGYVVVQDTRTGEVLAMANAPGFDPNDLSQANATAMGNAALQDAYEPGSTSKVMSMAAVLEEGKATPGTHVVVPNRLHRGDRLFKDDVDHKTWYLTLNGVLAKSSNIGTILATGQLGRTQAESNRVLHDYLRKFGIGSRTGLGYPGETPGILARPETWSTSQQYTIPFGQGLSVNAMQATSVYSTIANGGVRIEPTLVRGTKGPDGRFTPAPAPKETRVISEKTARTLAQMLESVVDDEAGTGTKAAIPGYRVAGKTGTANRVDPELGRYKGYTASFAGFAPADKPRVTVYCAIQNPTKGSYFGGQICGPIYKKVMEFALKTLHVPPTGSAPARLPVEFRPAP, from the coding sequence GTGCCCTCCAAGGAGCCCCCGCGCCGCCGCGTCCCCGGCCCCGCGCGGCCCGCACGCCCCCGCCCCGCCGGCTCCGGCCGCCCCGCCGCGCGGCGGCCCGCCCCGCCCCGGCGCCCCGCCGCCCGGCCCGCGGCCAGGGCGCGCACCATCCGGCTCGGCAGCCCCAAGCCCCGGCTGCGCCTGGTCTCCCTCGGCCTGACCCTCGTCATGCTGGCGTTCGTCGTCCGGCTCCTCCAGGTCCAGGCCGTGGACGCCAGCGCGTACGCCGCCAAGGCCGAGAAGCACCGCTACCAGGAGTACACCCTCACCGCCGACCGCGGTGAGATCACCGACCGGGCCGGGATCGCCCTGGCCGCCAGCGTCGACGCGTACGACATCACCGCCGACCCCAAACTCTTCACGCCCGCCGAGTCCAAGACCGCGGACGCCCCCGAGCAGGCCGCCGCGCTGCTCGCCCCGCTCCTCGGCAAGCAGCCCGCCGAGCTCGCGGCGAAGCTGCGCACCCCCAAGTCCCGCTACACCCTGCTCGCCCGCAAGCAGACCCCGCAGGTCTGGAAGCAGATCAAGGACCTGAAGAAGGTCTACGAGGAGAAGGCCGATCCCGCCAACGGCGGCAACGGGATCAACCTGCTCGGCGGCGTCCTCGGCGAGCCCAGCACCAAGCGCGTCTACCCCAACGGCGAGCTCGCCGCCGGGATACTGGGCTACGTCAACGCCGAGGGCCGCGGCGCCGGCGGCATCGAGTCCATGCTCGACGAGGAACTGGCCGGCAAGGACGGCAAGATCAGGTTCGCCCAGGCCGGCGGGCGCCGGGTGCCCACCGCCGGTTCCCAGGGCACCCCCGCCGTCCCCGGCTCCGACATCGAGCTGACCATCGACCGGGACATCCAGTGGGCCGCCCAGCAGGCCATCACCGAGCAGGTCCGCAAGTCCAGGGCCGACCGCGGCTACGTCGTCGTCCAGGACACCCGCACCGGCGAGGTCCTCGCCATGGCCAACGCCCCCGGCTTTGACCCCAACGACCTCTCCCAGGCCAACGCCACCGCCATGGGCAACGCGGCCCTCCAGGACGCCTACGAGCCCGGCTCCACCAGCAAGGTGATGTCCATGGCCGCCGTCCTGGAGGAGGGCAAGGCCACCCCCGGCACCCACGTCGTCGTCCCCAACCGCCTGCACCGCGGCGACCGGCTCTTCAAGGACGACGTCGACCACAAGACCTGGTACCTGACCCTCAACGGCGTCCTCGCCAAGTCCAGCAACATCGGCACCATCCTGGCCACCGGCCAGCTCGGCAGGACGCAGGCCGAGTCCAACCGGGTCCTCCACGACTACCTGCGCAAGTTCGGCATCGGCAGCCGCACCGGCCTCGGCTACCCCGGCGAGACGCCCGGCATCCTCGCGCGGCCCGAGACCTGGTCGACCTCCCAGCAGTACACGATCCCCTTCGGCCAGGGCCTGTCCGTCAACGCCATGCAGGCCACCTCGGTCTACTCGACCATCGCCAACGGCGGCGTCCGCATCGAACCGACCCTGGTCCGCGGCACCAAGGGCCCCGACGGCCGCTTCACCCCGGCGCCCGCCCCCAAGGAGACCCGGGTCATCAGCGAGAAGACCGCCAGGACCCTCGCGCAGATGCTGGAGTCGGTCGTCGACGACGAGGCGGGCACCGGCACCAAGGCCGCCATCCCCGGCTACCGCGTCGCCGGCAAGACCGGCACCGCCAACCGCGTCGACCCCGAACTCGGCCGCTACAAGGGCTACACCGCCTCCTTCGCCGGCTTCGCCCCCGCCGACAAGCCCCGCGTCACCGTCTACTGCGCCATCCAGAACCCCACGAAGGGCAGCTACTTCGGCGGACAGATCTGCGGACCGATCTACAAGAAGGTCATGGAGTTCGCCCTCAAGACCCTCCACGTCCCGCCGACCGGCAGCGCACCCGCCCGGCTGCCGGTGGAATTCAGGCCCGCCCCCTGA
- a CDS encoding UDP-N-acetylmuramoyl-tripeptide--D-alanyl-D-alanine ligase — protein MIALSLAEIAEIVGGQPHDIPDPAVQVTGDVVIDSRKVTPGSLFAAFAGEHVDGHAYAERAVEAGAAAVLAARPVGVPAIVVEDVQAALGALARAVVGRLGTDVVALTGSAGKTSTKDLIAQVLQRHAPTVWTPGSLNNEIGLPLTALTATAETRHLVLEMGARGIGHIRYLTGLTPPRIGLVLNVGSAHIGEFGGREQIAQAKGELVESLPAAEDGGIAVLNADDPLVRAMASRTKARVTLFGEADEAAVRAENVRLTENGQPSFRLHTPTGCSDVTLRLYGEHHVSNALAAAAVAHELGMPVEEIATALSEAGSLSRWRMEVTERPDGVTIVNDAYNANPESMRAALRALAAMGRSAQARGSRTWAVLGKMAELGDESLAEHDAVGRLAVRLNVSKLVAVGDREAAWLQLGAYNEGSWGEESVHVSDAQAAVDLLRSELRPGDIVLVKASRSVGLERVALALLETAGSEGEVAGR, from the coding sequence GTGATCGCCCTCTCCCTCGCCGAGATCGCCGAAATCGTCGGCGGGCAGCCGCACGACATACCGGATCCGGCCGTCCAGGTCACCGGTGACGTCGTCATCGACTCCCGCAAGGTGACTCCCGGCAGCCTCTTCGCCGCCTTCGCCGGCGAGCACGTCGACGGCCACGCGTACGCGGAGCGTGCCGTCGAGGCGGGCGCGGCAGCCGTGCTGGCCGCCCGCCCCGTCGGCGTGCCCGCGATCGTGGTCGAGGACGTCCAGGCGGCGCTCGGGGCCCTCGCCCGGGCCGTCGTCGGGCGCCTCGGCACCGACGTCGTCGCGCTCACCGGCTCGGCCGGCAAGACCTCCACCAAGGACCTGATCGCCCAGGTCCTCCAGCGGCACGCGCCCACCGTGTGGACGCCCGGCTCCCTCAACAACGAGATCGGCCTGCCGCTCACCGCGCTCACGGCCACCGCCGAGACCCGGCACCTCGTCCTGGAGATGGGGGCGCGCGGAATCGGCCACATCCGCTACCTCACCGGCCTCACCCCGCCCCGCATCGGCCTCGTCCTCAACGTGGGCAGCGCCCACATCGGCGAGTTCGGCGGCCGCGAGCAGATCGCCCAGGCCAAGGGCGAGCTGGTCGAGTCCCTGCCGGCAGCCGAGGACGGCGGCATCGCCGTCCTCAACGCCGACGACCCGCTGGTGCGCGCGATGGCGAGCCGCACCAAGGCGCGGGTCACCCTCTTCGGAGAGGCGGACGAAGCGGCCGTACGTGCCGAGAATGTCCGGCTCACAGAGAACGGACAGCCCTCTTTCAGGCTTCACACACCCACCGGGTGCAGCGACGTGACCTTGCGCCTGTACGGTGAGCACCACGTGTCGAACGCGCTCGCCGCGGCCGCCGTCGCCCATGAGCTGGGCATGCCCGTCGAGGAGATCGCCACCGCGCTCTCCGAGGCCGGCTCCCTGTCGCGCTGGCGCATGGAGGTCACCGAGCGTCCGGACGGCGTGACGATCGTCAACGACGCCTACAACGCGAACCCCGAGTCCATGCGAGCCGCCCTGCGCGCGCTCGCGGCCATGGGCAGGTCTGCACAGGCCAGGGGCTCCCGGACGTGGGCGGTGCTCGGCAAGATGGCCGAGCTCGGAGACGAGTCGCTCGCCGAGCACGACGCGGTCGGACGGCTCGCCGTCCGGCTCAACGTCAGCAAGCTCGTCGCGGTCGGGGACAGGGAAGCTGCCTGGCTGCAACTGGGCGCCTATAACGAGGGTTCGTGGGGTGAGGAGTCGGTGCACGTGTCCGACGCGCAGGCGGCGGTCGACCTGTTGCGCAGTGAGCTGCGCCCGGGGGACATCGTCCTGGTGAAGGCTTCCAGGTCGGTCGGGCTCGAGCGGGTCGCCCTGGCACTGCTCGAAACCGCGGGCTCCGAGGGTGAGGTCGCCGGCCGATGA
- a CDS encoding UDP-N-acetylmuramoyl-L-alanyl-D-glutamate--2,6-diaminopimelate ligase, whose product MTTITPRSGNRKSNSGDAAASFSPAQGAPGTLTAVPHADQYRTTPPRPERVRPTPLGELAARLGIETTGPAAEVSGITHDSRAVRPGDVYAALPGARVHGAEFVAQAAGLGAAAVLTDPAGAERAAATGLPVLVVPDPRGRMGELAAEIYGRPGEDLLQIGITGTSGKTTTAYLVEGGLRGGGKHTGLVGTVEMRIGDERIKSERTTPEATDLQALFAVMRERGVEAVAMEVSSHALVLGRVDGCVFDVAVFNNLSPEHMEFHSDMEDYFQAKARLFTPERSRRGVVNLDDDYGRRLAKEATVPVVTFSAAGDRDADWRAEDVRLGAADSTFTVVGPDGERIRATAPLPGPFNVANTLAAIVTLALAGIDPQTAADGVAAVPGVPGRLERVDAGQPYLAVVDYAHKTDAVESVLRSLREVTRGRLHVVIGCGGDRDTTKRGPMGAAAARLADTAVLTSDNPRSEDPLAILTAMLAGAAEVPAAERGEVLVDADRAAAIAAAVARARPGDTVLVAGKGHEQGQEAAGVVRPFDDRQVLREAILAGQAHRAGEQAAQQDEHRHENSQG is encoded by the coding sequence GTGACAACCATCACCCCCCGTTCCGGGAACCGGAAATCGAACTCCGGCGACGCCGCGGCCTCATTTAGCCCTGCGCAGGGTGCGCCCGGTACGCTCACCGCCGTGCCACACGCTGATCAGTACCGAACCACCCCGCCCCGCCCGGAGCGGGTCCGCCCGACACCCCTGGGCGAACTCGCCGCGCGGCTGGGCATCGAGACCACCGGCCCCGCCGCCGAGGTCTCGGGCATCACGCACGACTCCCGGGCGGTGCGCCCGGGCGACGTGTACGCCGCCCTGCCCGGCGCCCGCGTCCACGGCGCCGAATTCGTCGCGCAGGCGGCCGGACTGGGCGCCGCCGCCGTCCTGACCGACCCGGCGGGCGCCGAACGCGCCGCCGCGACCGGCCTGCCGGTCCTGGTCGTCCCGGACCCGCGCGGCCGGATGGGCGAGCTCGCCGCCGAGATCTACGGGCGGCCCGGCGAGGACCTCCTCCAGATCGGCATCACCGGCACCTCCGGCAAGACCACCACCGCCTACCTGGTCGAGGGCGGACTGCGCGGCGGCGGCAAGCACACCGGCCTCGTCGGCACGGTGGAGATGCGGATCGGCGACGAGCGCATCAAGTCGGAGCGGACCACCCCCGAAGCCACCGACCTCCAGGCCCTGTTCGCGGTCATGCGCGAACGCGGCGTCGAGGCCGTCGCGATGGAGGTCTCCAGCCACGCCCTCGTGCTCGGCCGGGTCGACGGCTGCGTCTTCGACGTCGCCGTCTTCAACAACCTGAGCCCGGAGCACATGGAGTTCCACTCCGACATGGAGGACTACTTCCAGGCCAAGGCGCGGCTCTTCACCCCCGAGCGCAGCAGACGGGGCGTGGTGAACCTCGACGACGACTACGGCCGCCGGCTCGCGAAGGAGGCCACCGTCCCGGTCGTCACCTTCTCCGCCGCCGGTGACCGCGACGCCGACTGGCGCGCCGAGGACGTCCGTCTCGGCGCCGCCGATTCCACGTTCACGGTCGTCGGCCCGGACGGCGAGCGGATCCGGGCCACCGCGCCCCTGCCCGGCCCGTTCAACGTGGCCAACACCCTCGCCGCGATCGTCACCCTCGCCCTCGCCGGGATCGACCCGCAGACCGCGGCCGACGGCGTCGCCGCCGTCCCCGGCGTCCCCGGTCGCCTGGAGCGGGTCGACGCCGGCCAGCCGTACCTCGCGGTCGTCGACTACGCGCACAAGACCGACGCCGTCGAATCGGTCCTGCGCTCGCTGCGCGAGGTGACCCGCGGCAGGCTGCACGTGGTCATCGGCTGCGGCGGCGACCGCGACACCACCAAGCGCGGCCCGATGGGCGCCGCCGCGGCCCGGCTCGCCGACACCGCCGTCCTCACCTCCGACAACCCCCGCTCCGAGGACCCCCTCGCGATCCTCACCGCGATGCTCGCGGGAGCCGCCGAGGTGCCGGCCGCCGAGCGGGGCGAGGTCCTGGTCGACGCCGACCGGGCCGCCGCCATCGCCGCGGCCGTCGCCCGGGCCCGGCCCGGCGACACCGTCCTGGTCGCGGGCAAGGGCCACGAGCAGGGCCAGGAGGCCGCCGGAGTGGTCCGCCCCTTCGACGACCGCCAGGTCCTGCGCGAGGCGATCCTGGCCGGCCAGGCGCACCGGGCCGGCGAACAAGCCGCCCAGCAGGACGAACACCGTCACGAGAACAGTCAGGGATGA